A section of the Chloroflexota bacterium genome encodes:
- a CDS encoding pilin, which yields MAQLTQTISNLVGILLGLVGAVGVGFFIYGAYLYLTASGAPHQMERGKSAMLTAVAGIVLAMVAYGIVGLVMNAVVSPAVTPSLPTPITPAPPSTGG from the coding sequence ATGGCACAACTGACCCAGACCATCTCGAACTTGGTCGGCATCCTGCTGGGATTGGTCGGCGCGGTGGGCGTCGGCTTCTTCATCTACGGGGCCTACCTGTACCTGACGGCCTCGGGCGCGCCCCACCAGATGGAACGCGGCAAGAGCGCCATGTTGACCGCCGTCGCCGGCATCGTGCTCGCGATGGTGGCCTACGGCATCGTCGGATTGGTGATGAACGCCGTGGTGAGCCCGGCGGTGACGCCCAGCCTCCCCACCCCCATCACGCCCGCGCCCCCCAGCACCGGCGGCTAG